AATTTTTAGCTTCTAAATAATCAATTAAAGTTTGCAAGGCGGCAAAAGTACTTGGCAAGGTATGGTCGGCTTCGTAAGCGAGCCATTGCGGTACGTGCAACAGATCTGTATTGGGGTTCTGTTTTATTAAAACTCCCAGCCAATATAAACTTTCGAGGGTGCGCAAAGAGGTTGTGCCTACCGGAATAACTGGCTTGGTTAATTGGTTTTGCAGGCGGCGAATGGTTGTAAGAGGTACATAAACTTCTTCTGCGTGCATGGGGTGATCTGCCATGGCCGCGGCTTTTACTGGTTTAAACGTGCCGGCGCCTACGTGTAAAGTTACTTTTGTTTGTTGGATACCTCGTTGCGAAAGCTTATCAAGTACGTTTTCCGTGAAATGCAAGCCAGCGGTAGGTGCCGCCACAGCACCTGCGGTAGCAGCATAAATGGTTTGATAGCGATTTTTATCCGTGTCTTCGGCGTCGCGATTTAAGTACGGGGGTAAGGGTAATTTACCAGCTATTTCCAGCACTTCGGCAAAAGTTAGAATGGCGGGTTGCCAACTAAATTTAATAATAAATCCATCGGCGGTGCGCTCTTGCAGTTCGGCTTGTAAAATGCCTTGCGGTAACGGCAATTCTAGTGTTCCGGATTTCCAGCGTTTTGCGTTTCCAACCAAGCACAACCAATGGCAAGACCCGGTTTGTTGCATGGCTTGCTGCATTTCGGTATGCGGAAAAACCGGTTCCAGGCAAAATATTTCGATGATACCGCCCGTGGGTTTGGTAAATAAAAGCCGGGCTTGTACTACTTTGGTATCGTTAAAAACTAATAAAGATTCAGACGGAAGCAAATCCGGTATTTCCCGGAATGTATGATCCGAAATATTCCCTCCGCGGTAAAAAAGTAACTTAGACGCATCGCGGTTTGTTAGCGGGTATTGAGCAACTGCTGATTCAGGTAAGGTATACCGGAAATCCTGGATAGTTAAATTTTTTGGGTGTTCAGGCATTAAAGAAAACGCAGCTTAAGTGCATAAATAGTACAGCGCAAAATTACACAAACCATAACAGGAATCTAAATCAATCTAAAAATAGCCTATTTGGTAAAGTGCTTCTTTTTAAACTGGTAAAAGCCAACCCAAGGTGCCATCGTTTGTTTTTACCAGCAAGTAATTGCTGTAATTGGCTAATACCGTTACTTTACTGCTTGCCTTTACCATGTTAATCGGGGTGCCATCGGGCATTGGTTCGGCTAAAATTTCGGTATTGGTGGTTATCTGCAAATTATTGAGTGGTTTTTCTAAAGATTCTATGTTAGAAGCTATAATATAGC
The sequence above is a segment of the Adhaeribacter swui genome. Coding sequences within it:
- a CDS encoding S-adenosylmethionine:tRNA ribosyltransferase-isomerase — encoded protein: MPEHPKNLTIQDFRYTLPESAVAQYPLTNRDASKLLFYRGGNISDHTFREIPDLLPSESLLVFNDTKVVQARLLFTKPTGGIIEIFCLEPVFPHTEMQQAMQQTGSCHWLCLVGNAKRWKSGTLELPLPQGILQAELQERTADGFIIKFSWQPAILTFAEVLEIAGKLPLPPYLNRDAEDTDKNRYQTIYAATAGAVAAPTAGLHFTENVLDKLSQRGIQQTKVTLHVGAGTFKPVKAAAMADHPMHAEEVYVPLTTIRRLQNQLTKPVIPVGTTSLRTLESLYWLGVLIKQNPNTDLLHVPQWLAYEADHTLPSTFAALQTLIDYLEAKNLNFLRATTQLIIAPGYQFRICTGLITNFHQPESTLLLLVSALIGDNWRRVYAHALQNNYRFLSYGDSSLLLP